CAGATTTCTTGTTTTTCACAAGGGCTCCTGATTATGTGGTTGTCTGCCTTCAAGATAGGAGCCATCAGAAAAATTTCAACTAAATTTAGGACAAAATCTCTTGCAATTCACTCCAAAACTTATAGATTTTGCAACAGTCATGCGTGTTCATTTTGAATAATTCCTAATGAAACGCAACCGCTCCTCGTTATATGATAAAAGATTTATGAGTAAGCGAACCGCCGTGCGTCATTTCAAAAAAATCTTCATCGCATTTCTTGCCGCGAGTGTGCTGCAAACGTTGATGCCCGCAAACCCAGCGCCGAGCGCATCATCGTGCTGTCCAGTTGAAACACAAGGCGCGGCCTCCAACTCCTGTTGCGCCAGCAAATCGCCGCGGCGCTTGTTGTGTTGCACGGAAGAAACGGAAGCGCCAGCAAGCAACGTTGCTCAAATTCCTACGCCCGGCCACAAATCATTGCGCGCGGCGCTTGATCTTGCGCTGCAGACCTTTACTGACGATGACGCTTTGGAGTATTGCTCCATAAATATCTCACCAGATTTTTATGCCTGTAATGCCTTGCTGACCTCCAGCCAACGCTACAAATTGTCCGCCCTCCTGCTCATTTGAACACACTGTCAAGGGTGGAGTCCGCCTTCACCTCCGCCTTTGATTTATTTAATTCCCTGTCAATTCCATACATTCACGCGTACTCGGCCAAACGAGTGCTGCCTGTGCGTGCTTTGCCAAAACCAGAAACGAGTTTGTTTATAGAATCGGTATTGGCAAACCGCGCCGTTCTCAGAGGCAAATATGAAAATCTCCGTCGTCATCCCGGCATTCAACGAAGAACGCTCGATCGGCCTTGTCGTCGCTGCAATCCCAAGGCCGCCGGTGAGCGAGATCATCGTTGCCAACAACAATTCCAGCGATCGCACCGCTGAGGTGGCGCGGGCCGCAGGAGCACACGTGGTGGATGAGCCGCAGGCCGGCTATGGCGCCGCGTGTCACACCGGGGTTCTGTCTGCACAGCAGCGCGGTGCCGAACTAATTGTCTTTCTCGATGGCGATTACAGCGACTATCCCGAAGAAATTCCGGCGCTGATTGCGCCGATCATCGCAGAAGAGGCTGACATGGTCATTGGTTCTCGCATTCTCGGTCAACGCGAGCGGGGTTCATTGACGCCGCAGCAACGTTTCGGCGGATG
This window of the Cytophagia bacterium CHB2 genome carries:
- a CDS encoding glycosyltransferase family 2 protein; this encodes MKISVVIPAFNEERSIGLVVAAIPRPPVSEIIVANNNSSDRTAEVARAAGAHVVDEPQAGYGAACHTGVLSAQQRGAELIVFLDGDYSDYPEEIPALIAPIIAEEADMVIGSRILGQRERGSLTPQQRFGGWLACKLMKLFFGAHYTDLGPFRAITLPALERLNMQDRNYGWTVEMQIKAARAGLRVQEIPVRYRKRIGVSKVSGTVKGVVLAGYKILWTIFKYALQPPPAAGKTGQRLHVAGQNHAAAKQNLSSK